The proteins below come from a single Alligator mississippiensis isolate rAllMis1 chromosome 2, rAllMis1, whole genome shotgun sequence genomic window:
- the ST3GAL5 gene encoding lactosylceramide alpha-2,3-sialyltransferase isoform X2, which translates to MLSEDNHVELESDGLPSLQWYKLAARENEKTKVVFKRPFVVILVFVCLLYILKLSWGPDACKKIHYVDPQRVKRTQKYAKHVLQGECRSSFVKKEMRRVFSEKYDADIYPFVGEVKHLDEAVFKYEPPFGFQKFSDRLQKLLELLPEHEFLANLKLKHCKRCVVIGSGGLLHGVGLGHTLDQFDVVIRLNDAPVQGYTAHVGNKTTIRMTYPEGAPLSENEYYPGSLFVAVLFKRVDFDWLQAMIKNETLPLWVRLFFWKQVAEKIPLSSKQFRILNPLVVRETALDMLQYPEPRSKFWGWDQNVPTIGVTAVVLATHLCDEVSLAGFGYDLEQPNTPLHYYDNLCMAAMNEQTMHNVTTETRFLQKLIKEGVVKDLTGGIHCEFCTKSS; encoded by the exons GCCCTTTGTAGTCATTTTGGTTTTCGTGTGCCTCCTGTACATCCTGAAGTTAAGCTGGGGCCCTGACGCATGTAAGAAAATCCATTATGTGGACCCGCAACGTGTAAAG AGAACACAAAAATATGCCAAACACGTGTTGCAAGGAGAATGTCGATCTTCTTTTGTGAAAAAGGAGATGAGAAGAGTATTTTCAGAGAAGTACGATGCAGATATATATCCCTTTGTAGGGGAAGTCAAACATTTGGATGAAGCTGTGTTTAAATATGAACCACCCTTTGGATTTCAAAAGTTCTCTGATCGGCTCCAGAAACTTTTGGAGCTTTTACCAGAGCACGAGTTTCTGGCAAACTTGAAGCTGAAGCACTGTAAACGTTGTGTAGTCATTGGGAGTGGTGGACTCCTCCACGGCGTGGGATTAGGTCATACATTGGATCAGTTTGATGTTGTCATAAG ATTAAATGATGCACCAGTTCAAGGATATACGGCTCATGTTGGTAACAAAACTACCATAAGGATGACCTATCCAGAGGGAGCCCCACTTTCTGAAAATGAGTATTATCCTGGCAGCTTGTTTGTTGCCGTTTTATTTAAACGTGTTGATTTTGATTGGCTTCAAGCAATGataaaaaatgaaacattg CCTCTCTGGGTGCGACTGTTCTTTTGGAAGCAGGTTGCCGAGAAAATTCCTTTATCATCAAAGCAATTTCGGATTTTGAATCCGCTAGTTGTCAGAGAGACGGCCCTGGATATGCTACAGTACCCTGAGCCTCGATCAAAATTCTGGGGTTGGGATCAG AACGTACCAACAATTGGGGTCACTGCTGTTGTTCTGGCCACACATCTATGCGATGAAGTGAGCTTAGCGGGATTTGGATATGACCTTGAACAACCCAACACGCCTTTGCATTACTACGACAACCTTTGCATGGCTGCGATGAATGAACAAACAATGCACAATGTGACAACGGAAACAAGATTTCTACAAAAACTGATTAAAGAAGGAGTTGTGAAAGACCTGACCGGAGGCATACATTGTGAATTCTGCACTAAGTCAAGCTGA
- the ST3GAL5 gene encoding lactosylceramide alpha-2,3-sialyltransferase isoform X3 gives MKRPRWFLKGTLKPFVVILVFVCLLYILKLSWGPDACKKIHYVDPQRVKRTQKYAKHVLQGECRSSFVKKEMRRVFSEKYDADIYPFVGEVKHLDEAVFKYEPPFGFQKFSDRLQKLLELLPEHEFLANLKLKHCKRCVVIGSGGLLHGVGLGHTLDQFDVVIRLNDAPVQGYTAHVGNKTTIRMTYPEGAPLSENEYYPGSLFVAVLFKRVDFDWLQAMIKNETLPLWVRLFFWKQVAEKIPLSSKQFRILNPLVVRETALDMLQYPEPRSKFWGWDQNVPTIGVTAVVLATHLCDEVSLAGFGYDLEQPNTPLHYYDNLCMAAMNEQTMHNVTTETRFLQKLIKEGVVKDLTGGIHCEFCTKSS, from the exons GCCCTTTGTAGTCATTTTGGTTTTCGTGTGCCTCCTGTACATCCTGAAGTTAAGCTGGGGCCCTGACGCATGTAAGAAAATCCATTATGTGGACCCGCAACGTGTAAAG AGAACACAAAAATATGCCAAACACGTGTTGCAAGGAGAATGTCGATCTTCTTTTGTGAAAAAGGAGATGAGAAGAGTATTTTCAGAGAAGTACGATGCAGATATATATCCCTTTGTAGGGGAAGTCAAACATTTGGATGAAGCTGTGTTTAAATATGAACCACCCTTTGGATTTCAAAAGTTCTCTGATCGGCTCCAGAAACTTTTGGAGCTTTTACCAGAGCACGAGTTTCTGGCAAACTTGAAGCTGAAGCACTGTAAACGTTGTGTAGTCATTGGGAGTGGTGGACTCCTCCACGGCGTGGGATTAGGTCATACATTGGATCAGTTTGATGTTGTCATAAG ATTAAATGATGCACCAGTTCAAGGATATACGGCTCATGTTGGTAACAAAACTACCATAAGGATGACCTATCCAGAGGGAGCCCCACTTTCTGAAAATGAGTATTATCCTGGCAGCTTGTTTGTTGCCGTTTTATTTAAACGTGTTGATTTTGATTGGCTTCAAGCAATGataaaaaatgaaacattg CCTCTCTGGGTGCGACTGTTCTTTTGGAAGCAGGTTGCCGAGAAAATTCCTTTATCATCAAAGCAATTTCGGATTTTGAATCCGCTAGTTGTCAGAGAGACGGCCCTGGATATGCTACAGTACCCTGAGCCTCGATCAAAATTCTGGGGTTGGGATCAG AACGTACCAACAATTGGGGTCACTGCTGTTGTTCTGGCCACACATCTATGCGATGAAGTGAGCTTAGCGGGATTTGGATATGACCTTGAACAACCCAACACGCCTTTGCATTACTACGACAACCTTTGCATGGCTGCGATGAATGAACAAACAATGCACAATGTGACAACGGAAACAAGATTTCTACAAAAACTGATTAAAGAAGGAGTTGTGAAAGACCTGACCGGAGGCATACATTGTGAATTCTGCACTAAGTCAAGCTGA